AGGGTGACGGCCAACCAGAACAGGGCTTGCTTATCGAGGCTCATGGCGCGATCTCCAGCGGCACATCCACTCCACCGCCAGGGCGGTGGACAGCATCACCATCACGGTACTGGCGGTGATCACCAGCAGAATCTTCCAACCCTCGCTGCGCAGCAGCGGGCCGTAGTCCAGCAGGCTCATCAGCGCGGGGATGAAGAACAGCAGCATCTCCGCCAGCAGCAGGCCGGCGCCGCCCTGCAGCAGGGCCGGGCGAATCGCCCCACAGGCGAACAGCATCAGCAGCAGCGCCAGGCCGATCACCCCGCCCGGCAACGGCAGGCCGGTGAGGGTGGCGATCCAGCCGCCGAGCCACCAGAAGGCGACCAGAACGGCAAGTTCGAGAAACAGGCGGGCGGCGCGGCGAAACATGGCAGCGGTCTCGATACGTTGAGTGGGTGGAAAATC
This Pseudomonas sp. ATCC 13867 DNA region includes the following protein-coding sequences:
- a CDS encoding CidA/LrgA family protein, encoding MFRRAARLFLELAVLVAFWWLGGWIATLTGLPLPGGVIGLALLLMLFACGAIRPALLQGGAGLLLAEMLLFFIPALMSLLDYGPLLRSEGWKILLVITASTVMVMLSTALAVEWMCRWRSRHEPR